The window TCGACGAGGAGGCCGGCGTCGCCCCCAACTCGGCGTCGCTGTCGACGGGCGAGGAGGGCGTCCTCCACGGCGCGCGGACGAAGCTCCTGCAGGACTCCGACGGCCAGATCATGGAGAGCCACAGCGTCTCCGCCGGCCTCGACTACGCGGGCGTCGGACCGGAACTCGCCCGCCTCGTCGACGACGGAAGGGTACACGCCGTCAACGTCGACGACGACGGCGCGCTGGAGGCGTTCCACCGGCTCTCCCAGCTGGAGGGGATCATCCCCGCGCTGGAGACGGCGCACGCGTTCGGCTACCTCGAAGAGCACCACGAGGACCTCGGCGAGGTCGTCCTCGTGAACGTCTCCGGCCGCGGCGACAAGGACCTCGAGACCGTCATCGAGGAGACCGAAAAGCGCGACATCGAGGCCGCGCCGTCGATGGCCGAGTTCTCGGGGGGGATCTGAGATGGGCGACGGATCTTCGGTGGACGACGGGTCCGGTTCCGATCCCGTCCGCAACCCCGACCTCGAAGCGGCCTTCGCCGACGGCCCCGCGTTCGTCCCGTACCTCGCCGCGGGCGACCCCGACTACGAGTCCTCCCTCGAATACGTCGAGGCGCTCGAACGCGGCGGCGCGGACGTCATCGAACTCGGGCTCCCCTTCTCGGAGCCGATCGCGGAGGGCCCGACGATCCAGGGCGCGGTCGTGCGGGCGCTGGAGGGCGGAATGACGCCAGATCGGTTCTTCGAGTTCGTCGAGGACCTGGACGTCGACGTACCGCTCGTGTGTATGACCTATTACAACCTCATCTACCAATACGGCTCCGAGCAGGGTCCCCGGCCGTTCGTCGAGCGCGCCGCGGAGGTCGGGCTCTCGGGCTTCGTCGTCCCCGACCTCCCCGCCGAGGAGGCCGACCCGCTCAGAGAGGCCTGCGACGAGTTCGGCCTCGACCTCGTGTTCATCGTCGCGCCGACGACCCGCGGGGACCGGCTGGAGCGGATTATGTCGCAGGTCTCCGGCTACGTGTACGTGCAGGCGCGACTGGGCGTCACCGGCGCGCAGGAGGACGTCTCCGGGCAGACCGAAGAGAGCCTCGACCGCCTCGCCGACTACGACGTCCCGAAGGCGGTCGGGTTCGGGATCAAGACCGGCGAGCACGCCGAGCGGATCGTCGCCGGGGGCGCGGACGGCATCATCGTCGGGAGCGCGCTCGTCGACATCGTGGCGGAGGGCGCCGAGGCGGGCGAATCGGCGGAGACGGTCGCCGGGCGGCTCGAAGAGAAGGCCCGAGAACTGAAGCAGGGCGCCCTGCGCGGATACGAACAACGCGTGCCCCAAGCGGAAGGCAAATAACCGACGGTTGCCACAGTCTCTCACACGATGAACGCAGGACTCTCGGCGCGGCTCGACCGCGTCTCGACAGGGGGGCGATACCTCGTCGTCCCGATGGACCACGGAATCACACTGGGGGCCGTGAAGGGCCTCGTCGACCTCGAATCGACGGTCGACTCGATCACGCGCGGCGGCGCCGACGCCGTCCTCACGCAGAAGGGCGTCGCCCCGCGCGTCCACCCGAACAAGAACGGCAAGGGCTACATCGTCCACCTCAACGGATCGAGCGTGATCGGCCCCGACGAGGAGGACAAGCGACGCACCGGCTCGGTGGAGGCGGCGCTGCGCGCCGGCGCGGACGCGGTCTCGTTCCACATCAACGTCGGCAGCGACCACGAACCGGATCAGCTGACCGAACTGGGCGACCTGACCGAAGAGGCCCACCGACTCGGCGTGCCGGTGCTCGCGATGAGCTACGCGCGCGGCCCCGGCGTCGACGAACACGACGCCGAGAGCCTCTCGCACGCCGTCCGGATCGCCGAAGAGCTGGGCGCGGACGTCGTCAAGACCGCCTACTCCGGCGACGCCGACTCCTTCGAGCGCGTCTGTGCGGCGACCAGCCTGCCGGTCGTCATCGCCGGCGGGAGCCGCGGGACCGACTTAGAGACCGCGCGGATGGTCCGCGGCGCGATGGACGCCGGCGCGGCCGGCGTGTCGATGGGACGGTCGATCTTCCAGCACGACGAGCCGGAGGCGATCACCCGCGCGGTGAGCGCGATCATCCACGACGACGCCGACGTCGACGACGCCGTCGAGGCCGCGGGGCTGGGTCTCGAAGCCTGAACGAAAACGACCACGCAGCGGTCGGAGACTTCCGAGCCCACGTGCTTATCACCGTGGCGGGCCAACCCGGAGGTATGCCCGCGACGCTCGAAGTTCGATGCACCAACGACGAGTGCGAACTCGATATGTTCGAGCTTCACTACACGTACGATATGCCCGACAGCGTCGGCGTCGACGACTTCGTCTGCCCGTACTGTCGCGAGGGCGACTCGCTGGAGGCGATCGAGCTATGAGCGGCTTCGAGCGGTTCGACGGGGGCGACGCTCCCGAGCGCCTGAAGGAACTCGGCGAGTCGATCGCCGAGAACGCCCTAGAACGCGTCGGGCGCGGCGTCGCTCGGGTGCAGGAACGGACGCCGCTGCCGTACGACCTCCTCGAAAGCGACGAGGCGTACCTCGTCGTCTTCGACGCGCCCGGCGTCCGTCGAAAGGACGTGCAGGTGCGCTTCGTCGACCGCGAGGTGCGCGTCACGGTCGATCGGTTCCGCACCTTCCACGAGGGCTTCGAGATGCGCTTTCCCGGACGCGGACTCTCTCTGGACGGCGCGGCGCCGCTTCCGGAGGGCGTCGCCGTCGATCCGGAGAGCGCCTCCGCGACTGTCACCGAGTCGGGAACGCTGCAGGTAGAGGTCCCCAAGCGCGGCGGCGACGCCGAGGCGTGAGGGACGCGACCGGCGTCGGACCCGCCGCCGTCGGCCTCTCGAACCGGAACCACCGCCGATTTCCTGGATCGGTCCCTACCGTAGCCCCCTCGGATCGGTCCCTACCGTAGCCCCCTCGGATCGGCGACCGCCGACCTCCCATAATCAGACCGGCAGTTCCGCGTCGGGGCCGACGACGCGGTCCGGCTCTTCGGGCACCGTCCAGTCGGTCGTCAGTTCGAGCAGTTGCAGCAGCATCACGCCGGTCGCGCCCCAGACGGTGTAGTCGCCGACGTGGA is drawn from Halobellus limi and contains these coding sequences:
- a CDS encoding 2-amino-3,7-dideoxy-D-threo-hept-6-ulosonate synthase, with protein sequence MNAGLSARLDRVSTGGRYLVVPMDHGITLGAVKGLVDLESTVDSITRGGADAVLTQKGVAPRVHPNKNGKGYIVHLNGSSVIGPDEEDKRRTGSVEAALRAGADAVSFHINVGSDHEPDQLTELGDLTEEAHRLGVPVLAMSYARGPGVDEHDAESLSHAVRIAEELGADVVKTAYSGDADSFERVCAATSLPVVIAGGSRGTDLETARMVRGAMDAGAAGVSMGRSIFQHDEPEAITRAVSAIIHDDADVDDAVEAAGLGLEA
- a CDS encoding DUF7559 family protein, whose product is MPATLEVRCTNDECELDMFELHYTYDMPDSVGVDDFVCPYCREGDSLEAIEL
- the trpA gene encoding tryptophan synthase subunit alpha → MGDGSSVDDGSGSDPVRNPDLEAAFADGPAFVPYLAAGDPDYESSLEYVEALERGGADVIELGLPFSEPIAEGPTIQGAVVRALEGGMTPDRFFEFVEDLDVDVPLVCMTYYNLIYQYGSEQGPRPFVERAAEVGLSGFVVPDLPAEEADPLREACDEFGLDLVFIVAPTTRGDRLERIMSQVSGYVYVQARLGVTGAQEDVSGQTEESLDRLADYDVPKAVGFGIKTGEHAERIVAGGADGIIVGSALVDIVAEGAEAGESAETVAGRLEEKARELKQGALRGYEQRVPQAEGK
- a CDS encoding Hsp20/alpha crystallin family protein, translated to MSGFERFDGGDAPERLKELGESIAENALERVGRGVARVQERTPLPYDLLESDEAYLVVFDAPGVRRKDVQVRFVDREVRVTVDRFRTFHEGFEMRFPGRGLSLDGAAPLPEGVAVDPESASATVTESGTLQVEVPKRGGDAEA